The following are encoded in a window of Manihot esculenta cultivar AM560-2 chromosome 8, M.esculenta_v8, whole genome shotgun sequence genomic DNA:
- the LOC110621553 gene encoding uncharacterized protein LOC110621553: MRGRGRVKQPRGPVRLPSNASQEEANADDGQEHEPQLPQASTGLGDTELQIWVPLASGVQPCHRDRPGPPVPPCTDALPPRPLPPPHRHSHFLHRHTPAPRPAVSHLHYPQPASISGTGSDRGTGSGSASTPSSAPASAPASAGSTTAVGSTHLHPSKMCSRRITLIMKERLVAEGHCWKTVPHDIKEFYWQEFKKYFIWDQAIDSLVKIAWKKKAADRYMGLMWEIRKGKTKNLATPDSVLSKWQETWNTSEYKEKCDKFSANRRSEAGGSGSGISRHACGLVSQYTHQRRMRERLGREPLPHELFEATHKRKGTEDFIDARSKAIHDKYVQLKEAATQQQEGSNEPTPINEAQLYYEAVGGQKKSRVYGLGSQASAYFHDPSHCSASYTSAPPVDPPAVEAMTMMQNKIDRLETENGRITTVLDELQTFMYRMMAQHGIGTSIQPSAPRAPPAPSPQQWPDDAPIIADHHTDSDDDTDDELASLV, encoded by the exons ATGAGGGGACGTGGACGGGTTAAGCAGCCTAGAGGACCAGTTCGACTACCTTCTAATGCAAGCCAAGAGGAGGCGAATGCAGATGACGGACAAGAGCACGAGCCGCAGTTACCACAGGCATCGACGGGACTTGGGGATACAGAGCTTCAGATATGGGTACCACTTGCATCTGGTGTACAGCCATGTCATAGGGATCGACCAGGTCCACCAGTTCCACCATGTACCGATGCATTGCCTCCCCGTCCCCTTCCACCTCCTCACCGTCATAGTCATTTTCTGCACCGTCATACTCCAGCTCCACGACCTGCGGTATCACATTTACATTATCCTCAACCTGCATCCATTTCTGGTACTGGATCAGATAGAGGGACAGGATCTGGATCGGCATCTACTCCATCATCTGCTCCAGCATCTGCACCAGCATCAGCAGGATCGACCACTGCTGTAGGCAGCACACA TTTACATCCGTCGAAGATGTGCAGTCGCAGGATTACTCTGATAATGAAAGAAAGACTGGTCGCGGAAGGGCACTGTTGGAAGACAGTGCCACATGACATCAAGGAGTTTTATTGGCAGGAATTCAAG AAATACTTCATATGGGACCAAGCAATTGACAGCTTGGTCAAAATTGCATGGAAAAAAAAAGCAGCTGACAGATATATGGGCTTAATGTGGGAAATTAGGAAAGGGAAAACAAAGAATCTTGCTACACCAGATTCTGTTTTGAGTAAGTGGCAGGAAACTTGGAACACTTCTGAATACAAAGAGAAGTGTGATAAGTTTTCTGCAAATAGGCGCAGTGAGGCAGGAGGTTCAGGATCTGGCATTTCTAGGCACGCCTGCGGTTTAGTTTCACAGTATACCCACCAGCGGAGGATG AGAGAAAGACTAGGCAGGGAACCACTTCCTCATGAGCTTTTTGAGGCCACACATAAGAGAAAAGGGACGGAGGATTTTATTGATGCGAGGTCAAAAGCTATTCAT GATAAATATGTCCAATTGAAGGAGGCTGCAACACAGCAACAGGAGGGAAGCAATGAGCCGACGCCCATTAATGAGGCCCAGTTGTACTACGAAGCAGTTGGCGGACAGAAAAAGAGTCGCGTTTATGGGTTAGGATCCCAGGCTTCAGCATATTTTCATGACCCATCTCATTGTTCTGCTTCATACACGTCTGCACCCCCAGTGGATCCTCCTGCAGTTGAAGCAATGACCATGATGCAGAATAAAATAGATCGGCTAGAGACAGAGAATGGTCGAATTACCACAGTGCTGGACGAGTTGCAGACGTTTATGTATAGGATGATGGCACAACACGGTATAGGGACATCCATTCAGCCATCTGCTCCTAGGGCACCTCCAGCTCCGTCCCCACAGCAGTGGCCTGATGATGCACCTATCATTGCTGATCATCATACAGACAGTGATGATGACACAGATGATGAGCTAgctagtttagtttag